In the Zingiber officinale cultivar Zhangliang chromosome 5A, Zo_v1.1, whole genome shotgun sequence genome, CCGCACGAATCTTGGCGTGAGATTCGCGTTGCATTGGAGGCTACGACTTGTTACCCACGTCAACACGCGAATTCCCGCCACTATTCGGTCGTTGACATTGGAGTTACTTTTCTTTGCGGATTCGATTATTCCCGCGGGTTGGAATCCGATCCATCGATCTCCGCCCGGCAACACTCCGCGTACGTTTCCAGTTCCTATTGGCTTCCGCTCTCAACTCGTGCCGCAGGACTGTCACCGGATGGTCGATTTCTGCCTTACGATGCGTGCGATCGGATATCAAACGGTGCGCATCCGCTTTGTTCCGCGTTGCACCGGATCCCGGTCGATGGATATGTTTTTTTGCTTTTTCAACCATCTAGAAATCAAGTGCGTCAATCAACGTgctttttaaataacttttgtCTCATTTTTCCAAAGTTGACTTTGAAAGACAACGCGATTTGTTTACTTTGttcttaacttttttttaaaaaaaaaattggaatataAATTAAAACTCTTGAGGGGTTTTTTTATAATAAACCCGGATCGGGTCCACGCTCTCGCGACATGCTATAAACCACTCCTTCGTTTTCCCACTCTTAAGTTTCGGTGGTCGTCTTTGCTGTGGGTAAGGTTGATCGGGTCTAATCTCGACCGTGCGATTGAGCGTTTGGAAGCATGATGGCCGTCGATCTGATGGGCCGAGGGGAGATGGACGACCTGATGGCGGTGAAAGAGGCGGCCGCCGCCGGGGTGCGTTCTTTTGAGCGCCTCGCGATCCAGCTCTCCCAGCAGCGGTCCGCCGCCGACTGCCGGGAGATCACCGATCTTACTGTATCCAAGCTCAAGAAGGTGATGTCCGTCCTCGATCGAACCGGCCACGCGCGATTCCGCCGCGGCCCTGTCGCCGCACCTTCGCCTTCCGCCAGCGTCGCGGAGGGCATCAGCGGGAATCTAGAGCCGACGAAGCAAGGGATTCAGAGTGCGCCTCCGCCGCTGCCGCCCCCGACTGTCGCGCCCAAAGCTCTGACCTTGGACTTCGCGAAATTCACCGCCGATCGCGCCGACACCGCGCTCACACTCAGCTTCAGCAATTCCGCCACATCCTCCTCCGCCAACTCCTCCTTCTTGTCGTCTCTCACCGGCGACGGCAGCGTTTCGAACGGGAAGATCGGGCCGACTATCCTCGCGGTGGCTGCCGCACCAGCCGCCCCCGCCGCCGCGGCCCTCTCTGCCTGGAGGCCGCCTCTCGCCGCTTCCCAAAAGAAGATCTGCCTCGGCGAAGGTCACGGCCACGCGCACACTGAATCCGAGCCGGGGAAGCACGCCGGCGGCCGCTGCCACTGTTCCAAGAAAAAGTAAAAGCCCCAAATCTCCCCCCTCcccctttctttcttttttccttcctCCGGCGCACGTTAGCACTCATCGAGCGTTTCATCTAACTTGCGTCCCCCGATGTACCCCCGCAGGAAATCGCGCGTTAAGAAGACGATACGCGTGCCGGCGATCAGCTCGCGTAACGCCGACATCCCGGCCGACGAGTACTCCTGGCGCAAGTACGGCCAGAAGCCGATCAAGGGCTCCCCTTACCCCAGGTAAACTATGCTCCTCCCCGCCGCCTTTTCCATAGTCTCCGCCCTCCTGGTCGTTCTTCTTGTGGAATGCGTGGCCTGATCCCTTAGCCGTCGCAGGGGGTACTACAAGTGCAGCAGCGTGCGCAGTTGCCCCGCGAGGAAGCACGTGGAGCGAGCGCCGGAGGACCCCTCGATGCTGATCGTGACGTACGAGGGGGAGCACCGCCACGCTGCTTCCGCCTCCGTCGACGCGGGCGTCCATCTCAGCGGCTCGTGTCTATCCGAGAACCCTTTTGACCGGCGTCAAAACGCCGGACCGTTCAACTAAATTCTTTCAGTGTTTCTTGTTctgtaaaagaaaagaaaacgacTTGTTTATCAAaccaaagaaaaaaattataatactAGAACGCGATCGTGTTTGATTCGTTCCAAGCGGTGGCGATTTGGTCGGAGTTGGAGTAGGCCAAAGGTGGCCGCCGCCGGCGGCAGCTGCGGTGTTGGTCGTTGGCATGTCATGTTACAAACTCGAGCTGAGTCAATGGTTGCGGGACCCGGTGGGTCCCTTCCTTCCACCATCGGTCGTCGTGGACGAGTAGGCACTCGGTGGCCGGTGGCGGCTGCGGTAGCGATGGTTGTCATGTCGCAGACTCGAGCTGGGTCAATGGTGCGGGTCCCGGTGGCCCCCATCTGGCTCATCAGTCGTCGTTGACGTCATCTTCTGTATAACTGGGTCAAAAGGTTTGCGTGACTCAGTCGAGAACCGATTATGAGaattaatgagtatttaattaataaaatattaattgctCAACATGATTTACGTACccttttaaatattaataaaatattaaacgaATTAATTAAGATTATGTTTTAAACAATAATGGTAAGCAATCTAGATACCAGAAAAGTATGCAGAGTCAACTTTTTAGATTTGCCAGACTctgaaaaaacaacaaaatcttcGGGTGTTCCGAACGTTTCTTACTAGTCAAACTTGTTGACTTTTAATAGAAAAACAAATCTATTATTAAGAGAGAACGTTCACTCTTATTGGCCAAGAAATGAGCGGTCTATATTTAATGAAGGATAAATTTTCAATTTgataatcaaataataaaaaaacttttaaaaaaattcaaatttttatcaaattatacatattattttttttactctaTATACATCTTACATCtgacagtatatatatatatataaatttacatattattttttttactctaTATACATCTGAcagtatatatttatataattggCATCAAGCTAATtctattaattaactaattaaagatcattaattacttttaatttcataattattttttaaggggaaaaagaaaaatctttatttaaaataCCTAAAATGGAAAGTGGTAACGGAACATAACGACTCTAGTTCCGTGGCGTTGTCGCCCTGCGCGGGGAGAAGAGACGGCGGGGGGAGAAGATTCCGACGTAGCTCGGCGACGCGTCTCTTATCCCGTCGATCGATCGGTACTCCGCCATGTCCATCCCGTCGCCGACGTCCACGTGTCGGGCCGATGGGAACGTGCCCCACTTCACCAGCTTCTTCATCCACGCCGGCGACGTCGTCTGttgcttctttttcttcttcttcatctcctcgTCTTCGGCGGAGAGCATCTTGGCGGCGAGGTAGTCCCGAACTGCGTCGATGCCCTGGTCGAGGACGCTCGGCGGCGGGGCGACGAGGGGGTTTCCCTCGGCGTGCAGGGAGCGGAGGTCGGTGAGGCAGGAGAGGGAGGCGGGGAGGTGCGTGAGAGCGTTGTAGCTGACGTCGAGATCGCGGAGGGAGCGGAGGAAGCCGAGGGAGTCTGGGAGGGCGGTGAGGTGGTGGAAGTTGTGGGCAACGGAGAGGACCTCGAGGCGGAGGAGGTTCTCGAGGCCGTCAGGGAGGCAGCGGAGGCAGTTGAGGCGTGCGTCGAGGACGCGGAGGGAGGTCATGTGGGAGGTGGAGGAAGGGAGGAAAGCGAGCTTGTTGGAATTCACGGCGAGCTTCTGAAGGTGGTGTAGCTCGAACCCCATCGTCTCCGGCAGCGCCGTCAACTTGTTGAAGTTGGCCGCCagctcttccagtgccctgtccATCCATTATCACTACCAACTCACAATCTGAATAAATTAATGGTTGAATTAGTGGTTTACCGGCAGTCTTCGATGGTTTTAGGGAGGGACTCAAGGAGGTTGCCGGAGGCGTTGAGGGCCTTGAGCTTCGAGAGGCAGCCTACGGAATTAGGCAGCGTCCTCAGCTGATTTGAGTGCACATCGAGCACCACCAAGTTCAGCAGCCTCGCCGTCACCGACTCCGGTATGATCTGCCGGAGTAAACAGTCCCAAAACGATATTCAGTTATCGATCGATCGCTGAATCAATGAACTGCCCAAGTAAACAGAATGACGATTAAGGCACTTTGAATTTGTACCTCGAGGTTGTTGTTTGAGAGGTCGAGCTTAGTGATGAGGCCGAGATTAAAGGAAGAAGGATTGGGAAGGGAATCCAAGGACATGCCACTCAagtccacctcttcctcctcctttccgTCCGCCGATCTCTCCCCCGTCTCTCTTTCCATcttcaacaagaagaagaagaagaagttgttgaagaagaagaagaagcttcagtGTGAGGAAgaacagaggagaagaagagctATAAATAAGTAGAACAGGGGagggagaaagagaaaagaaTGAAGAAAGAACAGAAGAAGGGACAAGGCAAGTACGTACGGACGTACCGTGTTTTCTTGACACGTGTACATGACGTCGTAGTAGGGACTAGCTGCACCACGTTACCCAGAGCTCTGAAAGTCAACGGCTTTAAATAAAAACCCGGTTTATTTATGTATAAAATAATCGAGATTGTTCTTATCTTTGCGATTTTCCGCCCTCCCTTCCCTCGTCCATATCCATAATTTCTTATTATTTAAATTGAGATTATTTACGTTATATTTTCCATTTCAACTGCGGTTTGTGTACTAAACTCCACTTAGGCCgatcaaataataattaatttgtgACAATTGGAGAAAAATAAGCTATATTAATCTTTGGTGACAAAGTTTTCAATCggcaaattaattttaaatatacacATCGTTTGTTTAGTCagtatttatttaaataattgaaCTGTTTTTTTTCCAAATAACACGTTGACTGCCAACTAGAGCTGTATCGTATATTATGATTAAATAAAATCCAATTGATATATGAATTCTTTAATGCtataaaattatgattaattaaaaaaatcgaGAGAGAATATACTAATTTTATTCCTTATCAACCAATAATTGGAGTAGAATTATTTTTGTACTtttgaaataattaataatatatatacgCTGTTAATTAAGATCGAATTATTTATGTTAttctattaaaataataataataaagcacATGGTTTAGAATTTTgactaaattttattttaaattccacTTGTTAAATATAAGctctaaaaatcaaaattaatgcaattttattaatatttttatcttaaaatagtatcattaaaaaaatataccATTATTATTAAATGAACTATAATGCACTATGTCAACTTGATTAGTTGCATAATTAGTTAATAATGAAAGGAGAGGTAACTTTTGTAATTTAATCATCCGATTAAAGTCATCATctatccaattttttttttataattcatatATACAACTCTAATACTGTTGATATCacatttgattcaaatttttacCCTTCAACTCACAGTGCATCATTGCGAAATTAGCGTCCCCTCGGATGGATCTAATGGCAGCGCATAAGGTGTTGTCATaatgaggtctagggttcgaatcttgctaaagccgagataaatacctcccttatatgttagtcactattctaaagattagtagccgcccatgatttacctcctccgtgttgaccttgagacgaattaataaaaatattagatgTGAACATATTTATCTTTTGTCACAATCGTTGTAAAATTAGCCCTGGCCAAGAAGAGGCCATTAACCATGTTGGGGGCATTTCTAATAAACAATGAGTTcgtaaaaataataacaataataaaatttaaatataattaaatgacATAATGAATATATGAGACGATATAGTTTAAAGATAGTGTGGCCTTTgacaattatttaaaaaattgactaaaaaaattataaataacgcTAAACCTATTTGTTATTTAGATAATTATCATGACACGTCATGAACGGAGTGTGGTCCGTCAGCTACGCAGTAGCCTGGCCCGTCGCCGCTGCAAAAGTGTGTTTCCGTACAGCGAAGGACGGTTGACTATTGGTACGTACAGATTGAGCACTTGGATTTGCAAAGTCAGTTTGGGATTGCAGTGAGGTTCAAAAGCCACGACCCAGAAAGATTAATGCTCTTCTAAGAATGAGAGTTTGAGGCAATTGATtgagatattattattattattattattattattattcaatgATAGATCCTCTAATGAATAATTAAAAGTGGTAAGATTCAAATCTTAATTACCGCATActataaagaatttttttttgtcaaagaATACTAACAATTTGatggcggatgtaaaatttttataaaattagaccgatcaaaaattaatttgaaaatttgaatGTCTAATATCAACCGAAAAAAAGATACATTATTGGATGATCGGATCAACTCCAAAAGTTCAACTCTATACAAATATGTCAACTTGAAACTAAAACGAACTAataatcaaattgagtttttgtTACTCATGATGATCAAGAAACatatttcttctcctcctccaaatGGTGTTAATTTTCACAGTTTTTTTCCGCCCTTATGTCAGCAGCGACAATTGTACCGATGTGAAAATCCGTGTGGTTTAATTTTGACTAACAAATGTTTTGAGTTATatattgatccggtgataaggacgggggactcTCGTtgacgggaggtcaacgacacgtagaggtcaatggtcaagagggtcaacctcaaagtcgtgccgagcggacagaGGTCATGCCGAGCGGACTGACGGGTCGACCGAGCATCCGGCCGGCCGAACACCCGGCCAGGGGTCTCCCgggccggacgaaagacagcccgacaagggatcgggtttccgatgctcaagataAAATAGTCTCTGGGCCGAGcagacaggccgctcggccgagccacaaGACAACAAGGTGCAATCCCATCCGAgtacatgagcagggcttccccgcccggtcCGAGATATGTGCATTCCCAGAGGCCATGAGCGCCAAGCGAccggtccgctcggcccgggaacaggcaagaggcgcaaagggacaaaagggaccactggtaacatcatcctcgagacatctgtcgccgacaaacagcatggtcggcggccggagcggacagagtatcgtacggtggaagttttcaCCGTcatgtcagggatatgctcggacgattgcggaatggcgtcaaacatgcttttctgacacaaccctactgaggtatgtttgaggaagcgtgcacgcatcgagaagcatgcCCGCACCTCCCCGaagtcctatataaggactcccagacttcgacggaggtatgtgattctcatcactgtagccacagttgcGTTactttgcttctcttcttcttcactacttgacttgagcgtcggagggtcgtcgccgaaaAACCCCTCCTGGcttggcttctttgcaggttcgccggaggtctacaccatcatcagaggatagcggagagcgccacgtccccagcatctgTCAACTcaccgttcggacaggatcatatatatatatatataaaatctagTTTTCGGCTTtgtaatctaattaattttagagACGATGGATATGATCCCACTGAAGTTTTTCACTAGTGACAAAGGTAAATCATGAAATGCAAATGAACCCTAACAAACGGTGCaacatcacaaataatttaaactCCTTAAATGTAATAAGTACGGGATGAAATTCAAATCTGCCTAGGGTTTCAACGTCATATTGTAAAAGGGAGGAGATGTTTTTagattattatgaaaaaaaatgaacGGATGTCTCGATCGATCTGTTTGTTCAATGGAAAATGACATCATGGAGAAACACAAAGACATGTAAGCACGGACAGAGCACGTTATGTCTATCAAGGCTTTCATCCAGAGGTTGACAATGTTGGAAAAAACAAAGGCTATAGCGATGGGAGAAAAAAGAATACGACAAAAAGATGAAGGCATCCCGAGGGCTAAGATCAATTCAGAATCAGCTTAGATAGATCAGTCGAGCTGGCTTCACTCATGCAATCGGCTCAGATAAATCAGTCGGGCTGGCTCCGCCCTTGCCTGTAAGACGTCAATGCCACACACTTGGCCAATGCTTGCACTGGCTAAAGTCCACTACAAGAACATAGATACTTAGCGACGATACTTTTCGTCATTAATACATGTGTTTTCATCACTAATAAATATTGTGACGATAAAATTTCGTCGCTAGGATCGCCGTTATAAGCTTGTCGTAAACTCATATTAGTGACAATTTTATAATTTCGTCACTAATGTTTTAGCGACGTGAAACTATTCAttgctaaataaaaatatttcgTCACAAACACATTTGCGAAATTATAATCATTTTCGCCGCTAAATAATTATAGTTCATCGCAAAAAGTTACAATATGTTGCAATATATCAAAGTGATTAGCGATGAAATTGTGTTATTTCATCGCTAATAGTTATGGTTAGCGACGAAATCACTCAAATTCGTCGCTAACctctgttttttttaaaaaaaaaaagttgtttcTGTTTTCGTTCATATCCTATATACAGATTTACAAACATATCAATCATCATAATTAtaacaacaaattcacaaatacACTAACAAATAACTCATACTTCAACACAAATATAATCACAACATTCACATACAAAATTCAAAACATGTTTACAATCAACAATCCAAACAAGTTTAAAATAAGTCAAGAACAACATCATGTTCATATCCAAAAGTCCACAACATTAAAGTCTAagaccgagaggaggaggtgGAGCTGAAGATGAATCATGGATCAAGGAATCTAATGCTCTAGGTGTCAATCGGTTAAGAATTTGTTCAAACATATCTTGTCTTGATTTCATTGATGCTAACTCATCTTGGGTGTTTGCTAACTGAACTCTGATGTTCGCTAACTCATCTTAGGTGAATTCAAGTCTTTCATACAATGCAATGTTAGTTGATTTAGATGAGGAGGTGGCATATGAAGAAGTAGACCTAACTAGTTTAGGTCTACTTCCAAGTCCTCTGATGTATCTAGACCAAGTACCGAGGATCCGATacaaaattttaaagataataaaacatatgatatgatatgatgatatATTTAGCATATATATAAGGGTTTAACTCAATAGTAAATAGCAACCAAATAAGATGATTATGAAATGTAGATATACTGAAAAATAAGATGATATTGAAATGTAgatgatcttgtccgaaaatcATGGAGATGATAAGTTAGGGATGTGACTACTGTATTGACTGGATGTAGACTCCGATCAGCTCTACAACATAAGAAACGTTAGTACGGAGCTAGAGAAAGGGTCCTCGgcattggccctccgacactcaaattAGCCACCGAAAAGAGAAAAAGATGGAGCAACAATAGACACGGGCGTGAATAAtgaataacgcgtacctccaTATAGTGCACTGGTGTGCAacgtgcacgctcctcgagaTATGGGCACATTCTCCAATTTATACTATGAAAGGACTTGTCAAAAACTAcctctgacatcataccttaacagggcatgcatatccctaacAAGACAGTACAAGCTTTCGTCGTACGATTTGCCTATTGACCACGCCGtgtgtcagcgacactatctcccaaaaggatattgagAGATACAACAACGATCTCACCGTTCGACCAAGCGGGGTGATCGATCGGCTGGGACTCCGCCGATCGGTCGGCCTCTGTAGTTCTTCCTTATGGTGGCTAGGTATATAGCTTGTTAGCGCCCGACCGGACCAACCCTCCGGTCGTCCCAACGGTCCTCTTCTCCGTGACGAGTGCCTCATGATCTTGGATGTACGGTCATTCTGCTTGGACCAGCCCTTTCCTGGTCGAAAGCTTTACACCCAATCGGCCACTATAGTAGAGCTCCACTCGGCCCCCTTTTGGTGAGCATGTTGGTCCTATAGCattgacctccttgactttgacctccacgtcggcTGCTATCTCCATCCTTTGACCAACACTTAGTGGACCCCTCTTTACCACTGCATCACAAGCCTTCCTCACAAGCACTGCATTGGGTGACCTCCTCCGATCGAATGCTCTCTGTGCTTTGGATGTCGGTCGACTCATATCTTCTAATCGTTGTTCAACTTTAGTTTATTAACTTGAGCCCAAGGGTCGTTCGGATATACTAAGTGTTGAAGTTCTATCGCCGACTCAGAGATCTAATTCGTCGACCGACTATTCCTCTTTCTATCCCGAGCTCCTCATAAGTTTGGTGGTGGATCGGCTACTCAGCTATACCATAGTAAGATATCTGTGCCGATTAGGATCATTGACACCAACACTTAGTGAATTTTTCCATTTCTCTACGCTGTCTCGAACGAGCGTCCGCTCATAGTGGCTGACGTCAtctaaatttctaaaaaactGTGCAAATCTTATATCATTATAGTCGAGCACGTGaccatgccttttaattaagtCTTATTAACGCTCTCCCGTGGCCGACTGTCACGTGTCCTACCTTCTGCCACCGTACATTTGACGTGACAGGCGGATATCCGCTGATGATGTGACAGGCGCCTTTTCAAATTCCACGGCCAGATTTCATCCTTTGTGCAACCCTTGATTGGACGGCTCTGGGCGATCGGCCGCGAGATTTATAAACCTTCATTTGCTCGCCGTCGTCATTGCCTTGTGCTTTCATCTTCGAGCACTCTACGCGACGCTTCTCCTCCTTATCTTTGCCGGTAATCTTTCTCAGTAaggttcttcttccttcctttcaTTTAGTCCATACTTTCCTTCTTTTCGCTTTCCTTGTTTTCAATGGTCGATTCTCCGCAACCTCCTGTGCCCATCCCCGGGTTGTGGTACACTTTCACAGCATCCAAATTTAATGGGGACAAGATAGATCAAATGAAATCTACCTACCATTTCCCTGACGACTATCAAATAGTCATTCCCTCCATCTACGACCGGCCACACAAACCTCCCCCCGGCTTCTTTCCCTTTTTTAAAGACCAATTTTTCGTCGGTCTTCAATTTTTCGTACATCCTTTCTTTTCCGTCGTCTGTAAATATTTCCACGTCTCCCTATATatcaactagtgtcgaactcGTTTAGGTTGTTGTGTAGGACTGTCATGTTATTTCGTCTACACGGCATCCCTTTAGTACCTAGGATCTTCCATTACTTCTATTATCCTAAGTTATCTGAGCTCGACACCTTTTTATTCCAAGTCCGATTGGGCtcagtcttttttgataaaatttcttCCTCTAATAAGCACTGGAAGGAGCACTATTTTTTCATTCGTCTTCCCGCTCGACCAGACTTCCCAACCAGCTGGCAGATGGAAGTGATGCAGCCTCTATCGTTGAGCAGATACCGAAGCCGATCAGACTATCTCCAGACAGCCATCAGTCTAGCCAGTCAGAAGTATCACATCCACTGGCTGCTATTGAAGAGCGTCCTATACGTGTTCGGACTGAGCCCGATCCGAACGTGGCTACCATCCAGTGTAGGTATGCTCATTCTTCTTctcatctttgaatctaactgatattttttttctattttacagCCCAAATCATGCTGAGGGCACGTCTGGCCGGCAAGAGCAGGCTTGCGAATGCAGAAATCAATGCTGCGGGAGTGGCCGAGTTGGAGAGTCGCTACCTATAACCGGTCACCCATTCTGATGATCTGAGCGGCGAAGTTGGCGGGACCCACGTGCCGACCAGCGAGGGTGGAGCAAGTCAGACAACAGCTAGCGATGTCGCGGCCGCTACAGCAGACCTCCCTCCCAAACGACCTCAGAGTCGGCCACATCAAGTGAGTCTTTAATACGACGCAAGAGGCATCGAGGGGAAGCTTCCTCCTTATCGGCTACTTCCGCCTTGCATACCCTCGCACGTACCGGTTCGCGTCCCTCCTCCGAGTGGGGTGAAACTTCATCGCCCACCTTTCCTAAGCCTGCG is a window encoding:
- the LOC121980818 gene encoding WRKY transcription factor WRKY51-like, yielding MMAVDLMGRGEMDDLMAVKEAAAAGVRSFERLAIQLSQQRSAADCREITDLTVSKLKKVMSVLDRTGHARFRRGPVAAPSPSASVAEGISGNLEPTKQGIQSAPPPLPPPTVAPKALTLDFAKFTADRADTALTLSFSNSATSSSANSSFLSSLTGDGSVSNGKIGPTILAVAAAPAAPAAAALSAWRPPLAASQKKICLGEGHGHAHTESEPGKHAGGRCHCSKKKKSRVKKTIRVPAISSRNADIPADEYSWRKYGQKPIKGSPYPRGYYKCSSVRSCPARKHVERAPEDPSMLIVTYEGEHRHAASASVDAGVHLSGSCLSENPFDRRQNAGPFN
- the LOC121980817 gene encoding plant intracellular Ras-group-related LRR protein 1-like, which produces MERETGERSADGKEEEEVDLSGMSLDSLPNPSSFNLGLITKLDLSNNNLEIIPESVTARLLNLVVLDVHSNQLRTLPNSVGCLSKLKALNASGNLLESLPKTIEDCRALEELAANFNKLTALPETMGFELHHLQKLAVNSNKLAFLPSSTSHMTSLRVLDARLNCLRCLPDGLENLLRLEVLSVAHNFHHLTALPDSLGFLRSLRDLDVSYNALTHLPASLSCLTDLRSLHAEGNPLVAPPPSVLDQGIDAVRDYLAAKMLSAEDEEMKKKKKKQQTTSPAWMKKLVKWGTFPSARHVDVGDGMDMAEYRSIDGIRDASPSYVGIFSPRRLFSPRRATTPRN